In bacterium, the following proteins share a genomic window:
- a CDS encoding ATP-binding cassette domain-containing protein: KSYNNLSPALTKINIKFDRGDFAIIYGPSGAGKTTLLKIIYRDVLPEKGYLLFNGKNVMKMPFREIPYYRRKIGFIFQETKLIDNKTVFENISIMLRICNSSEDEIYKKTNHILSYMGLSHKKLCFPGQLSQGEQQKIVIARSVINDPCLILADEPVLDLDKELTKGMMNLFQEMNKNGTTILFVTNQEFLINEYGYLSNKIVYLENGKIQKIQSNN, encoded by the coding sequence AAGAGTTATAATAATCTTTCTCCTGCTTTAACTAAGATTAATATTAAATTTGATCGAGGAGACTTTGCGATAATTTATGGACCCTCTGGAGCAGGCAAGACCACTTTACTTAAAATTATTTATCGGGATGTTCTTCCAGAAAAAGGCTATTTATTATTTAATGGAAAAAATGTAATGAAGATGCCTTTTCGAGAGATTCCTTATTACCGTCGTAAGATAGGATTTATTTTCCAAGAAACTAAACTTATCGATAATAAGACTGTCTTTGAGAATATTTCTATTATGCTTCGCATTTGCAACTCTTCGGAAGATGAAATATATAAAAAGACCAATCATATCTTAAGTTATATGGGCTTAAGTCATAAAAAGCTTTGCTTTCCTGGCCAACTATCTCAAGGAGAGCAACAAAAGATAGTTATTGCCCGAAGTGTGATTAATGATCCTTGTTTAATATTAGCCGATGAACCAGTCTTGGATTTAGACAAAGAATTAACCAAGGGAATGATGAATTTATTTCAGGAAATGAATAAAAACGGAACAACCATTTTATTTGTTACTAATCAAGAATTTTTAATAAATGAATATGGTTATCTTTCTAATAAAATAGTCTATTTGGAAAATGGCAAGATACAGAAGATTCAATCGAATAACTAA